One Fibrobacter sp. UWB13 DNA window includes the following coding sequences:
- a CDS encoding VOC family protein, translated as MKIEHIAIWVRDIDKVCEFYRKYFGGVVHPIYHNPAKQFTSRFVTFDDGARLEIMHRPDIRVERNVGTVEMFHVEHLGFTHLSFSVGSKEEVDHLTQQMSSEGVPVVGQPRTTGDGYYESVVLDPEGNRIEITI; from the coding sequence ATGAAGATTGAACATATTGCCATTTGGGTCAGGGATATCGATAAGGTTTGTGAGTTCTACCGGAAATACTTCGGTGGGGTAGTCCACCCGATTTACCACAACCCAGCAAAACAATTTACCAGCCGATTTGTCACCTTCGACGACGGTGCCCGCCTAGAAATCATGCATCGTCCTGATATACGTGTTGAACGAAATGTTGGGACTGTCGAGATGTTTCACGTGGAACATCTTGGCTTCACCCATCTTTCCTTTTCCGTTGGTTCAAAAGAAGAGGTAGACCACCTGACCCAACAAATGTCTTCCGAAGGCGTACCTGTTGTAGGTCAACCTCGAACTACCGGCGACGGGTATTACGAAAGCGTCGTCCTCGACCCCGAAGGCAACAGAATAGAGATTACTATATGA
- a CDS encoding O-acetyl-ADP-ribose deacetylase encodes MIDIEIIQGDITKLKVDAIVNAANCSLLGGGGVDGAIHRAAGPKLLQACIPLKGCETGQAKITPGFKLPAKFVIHTPGPVYQDGLHGEPELLESCYKNCLALAEENNCETVAFPAISTGVYGYPWKEATEIAMKTVREYSARNVKKVIFCCFSAQMEKIYQDVSQRI; translated from the coding sequence ATGATCGATATTGAGATTATCCAGGGAGATATTACCAAGCTTAAAGTCGATGCCATCGTGAATGCGGCAAACTGCTCTCTGTTGGGTGGTGGCGGTGTTGATGGGGCAATCCATCGTGCGGCGGGTCCGAAACTTTTGCAGGCGTGTATTCCCCTGAAAGGTTGTGAGACGGGGCAGGCTAAAATCACTCCCGGATTTAAGCTTCCGGCGAAGTTCGTAATCCATACTCCGGGTCCGGTTTATCAGGACGGTTTACATGGTGAACCTGAGCTTTTGGAATCTTGCTACAAGAATTGCCTCGCTCTTGCCGAAGAAAACAACTGCGAAACTGTCGCCTTCCCCGCAATCTCTACCGGCGTTTATGGCTACCCCTGGAAAGAGGCAACCGAAATTGCCATGAAAACGGTTCGCGAATATTCCGCACGCAATGTCAAGAAGGTCATCTTCTGTTGCTTCAGCGCGCAAATGGAAAAAATCTACCAAGATGTATCGCAGCGTATTTAG
- a CDS encoding pyridoxamine 5'-phosphate oxidase family protein produces MEEVKNFIKECGAYFLATVDGDEPKVRPFGTVEIFEGKLYIQTGKSKNVSKQIQKNGKVQLCAMNKTCNKWLRLSGTLVRDDRREPKVHMLEAYPELKRMYSPDDENTEVLYFKDATATFCSFTEPPRTVKF; encoded by the coding sequence ATGGAAGAAGTCAAAAACTTTATTAAGGAATGTGGCGCCTATTTCCTCGCAACAGTTGACGGTGACGAACCGAAAGTGCGCCCGTTCGGGACCGTCGAGATTTTCGAAGGCAAGCTCTACATCCAGACCGGTAAGTCCAAGAATGTTTCGAAGCAGATCCAGAAAAACGGCAAGGTGCAGCTTTGCGCTATGAACAAGACCTGCAATAAGTGGCTCCGTTTGAGCGGAACACTCGTTCGTGATGACCGCCGTGAACCCAAGGTTCACATGCTTGAGGCCTACCCCGAACTCAAGCGTATGTATTCCCCAGATGATGAGAATACCGAAGTCCTCTACTTCAAGGATGCGACCGCCACGTTCTGCAGCTTTACAGAACCGCCGCGCACTGTGAAATTCTAG
- a CDS encoding LemA family protein, which yields MKKALIAVIVVVVILLIIVGKGIGTYNNIIALEEGVKTQWAQVENTYQRRFDLIPNLVSTVQGEANFEKSTLTEVMDMRSRMGGTVKLDESLMNDEAALKRFQEMQGSLSGALQRLMAVSENYPDLKSNKSFQELRVQLEGAENRIAVERKRYNETVQAYNTTIRQFPTNLIAGFAGASPKALFSADAGASVAPKVQFDIK from the coding sequence ATGAAAAAAGCTTTAATCGCCGTTATAGTTGTCGTCGTCATCCTGCTCATCATCGTAGGGAAGGGTATCGGCACCTACAATAACATCATCGCCCTCGAAGAAGGCGTAAAGACCCAATGGGCACAAGTCGAAAATACCTACCAGCGCCGCTTTGACCTCATTCCGAATCTCGTCAGCACTGTCCAGGGCGAAGCCAACTTCGAAAAGAGCACCCTTACCGAAGTCATGGACATGCGCAGCCGCATGGGCGGAACTGTCAAACTCGACGAAAGCCTTATGAACGACGAAGCCGCCCTCAAGCGCTTTCAGGAAATGCAAGGCAGCTTGAGCGGAGCCCTCCAGCGCCTCATGGCAGTCTCCGAAAACTACCCGGATCTCAAGAGCAACAAGAGCTTCCAGGAACTCCGCGTGCAACTCGAAGGCGCCGAAAACCGCATCGCCGTCGAACGCAAGCGCTACAACGAAACCGTTCAGGCATACAACACTACCATTCGCCAGTTCCCGACAAACCTTATCGCAGGTTTCGCAGGCGCCTCCCCGAAAGCCCTCTTCTCTGCTGACGCTGGCGCAAGCGTAGCCCCAAAAGTTCAGTTTGACATAAAGTAA
- a CDS encoding iron-containing alcohol dehydrogenase family protein: MRFYVPTDIYVEKDCVKNHAKEMLAVGKRALIVTGHSSAKANGSLNDVTEVLNDGGVAYQIFDEVEENPSTDTVGKGAQIARNFNADFIIGIGGGSAIDAAKAMALLIVNPGLNADDLHKTPSHPLNHAPVVAVPTTCGTGSEATPVAIITNHKINLKKSIPHRIFPMLALVDGKYLASAKKQLIVNTAVDALAHMVESILNVHSNILNRMCPEYGLKLWGECKEALLASGNAAKNAAPIDASMYEKLMYTSTIAGMSIAMTSTTVPHGMSYDLTLSKGTPHGPAVGYFLAAYVEICHKKVSNDVKKVLSLLGLQSVEEFAEMLHKLIGTCSVTRELRDKFVAAMKTNHSKLDLVPGGITPEEVEYIYDKSLVVE, translated from the coding sequence ATGCGATTTTATGTACCTACGGATATTTACGTTGAAAAGGACTGCGTGAAGAACCACGCGAAAGAAATGCTTGCCGTCGGGAAGCGCGCACTCATTGTCACTGGACACAGCTCTGCTAAGGCTAACGGTTCCCTAAACGACGTGACCGAAGTGTTAAACGATGGGGGAGTCGCCTACCAGATTTTTGATGAAGTCGAAGAAAATCCATCAACCGATACCGTGGGGAAGGGTGCACAAATCGCCCGAAATTTTAATGCTGATTTTATCATCGGCATTGGGGGAGGTTCCGCTATCGATGCCGCTAAAGCTATGGCATTGTTAATTGTGAACCCGGGCCTAAACGCAGACGATTTGCACAAAACGCCGAGTCATCCGCTTAACCACGCGCCCGTTGTCGCCGTCCCGACCACTTGCGGAACAGGCTCCGAAGCAACACCGGTCGCCATCATCACAAACCACAAAATCAATTTAAAGAAGAGCATCCCGCACCGAATTTTCCCGATGCTTGCGCTCGTTGACGGAAAATATCTAGCCTCTGCCAAAAAGCAGCTGATCGTGAACACCGCTGTCGATGCGCTCGCGCACATGGTCGAAAGCATCTTGAACGTCCACTCGAACATACTCAACCGCATGTGCCCCGAATACGGTCTCAAGCTCTGGGGAGAGTGTAAAGAAGCGCTCCTTGCCTCGGGAAATGCCGCAAAAAATGCCGCGCCCATCGATGCAAGTATGTACGAAAAACTGATGTACACCTCTACAATTGCAGGCATGTCCATCGCCATGACAAGCACCACCGTACCACATGGCATGAGCTACGATCTCACGCTCAGCAAAGGCACGCCGCACGGCCCTGCCGTCGGATATTTCCTCGCCGCATATGTCGAAATTTGTCACAAAAAAGTTTCGAATGATGTTAAAAAAGTCCTCTCGCTTTTAGGTCTGCAAAGTGTTGAAGAATTTGCTGAAATGCTCCACAAGCTCATCGGCACATGCTCCGTCACTCGCGAATTGCGCGACAAGTTCGTCGCCGCGATGAAAACAAATCACTCCAAACTTGACCTCGTTCCCGGCGGCATCACCCCCGAAGAAGTCGAGTACATCTACGATAAATCGTTAGTCGTAGAATAG
- a CDS encoding tetratricopeptide repeat protein encodes MKKSIALILALAVTLFAAPNATSKASSKASKAEAVKKLVDQGVQFHEQGQYDEALAKYKEAEKKDPKSALVKYEMAFTYHAKRDLDKALTYARAATKLKGEGLEENLYSLIGTIYDDKGMPDSAIAIYREAFAKVPNSFNIPYNATITYMRMNNADSAYAWIRRSINNSRTHEGSYYYTGFLSSQMGKWPQFYAYTMYSTFISKKSEIIRDNLSRLYGRTKYFVIKKDSTVEMYKPTIKQTGSDSTVNNEFLLAIQTMLVTDTLGNRKLYDQDSTSSQQMEFLIHILEKIIKLVAFTDEIDDPIQRFYQGLIREGLVEAFIYSICEPIDRPTFAQWLIKNRNEQGRLYHWFNKEWLML; translated from the coding sequence ATGAAAAAATCCATCGCTCTCATTTTAGCTCTAGCCGTCACACTTTTTGCTGCGCCAAATGCAACCTCTAAGGCATCGTCAAAAGCTTCCAAAGCCGAAGCCGTCAAAAAGCTCGTTGATCAAGGTGTACAATTCCATGAACAAGGGCAGTACGACGAAGCTCTAGCCAAGTACAAGGAAGCCGAGAAAAAAGACCCGAAGAGCGCTCTCGTCAAATACGAGATGGCTTTTACGTACCACGCCAAGCGCGACTTGGACAAAGCGCTCACTTACGCCAGAGCCGCTACAAAGCTAAAGGGCGAGGGACTCGAAGAAAATCTCTACAGCCTGATCGGAACCATCTACGATGACAAGGGCATGCCGGATTCTGCAATCGCCATCTACCGCGAAGCATTCGCCAAAGTACCAAACTCGTTCAACATTCCATACAATGCGACCATCACGTACATGCGCATGAACAATGCCGACAGCGCTTACGCTTGGATCAGACGGAGCATCAACAATTCCCGCACGCATGAAGGCAGCTACTATTACACCGGATTTTTGTCGAGTCAAATGGGCAAGTGGCCGCAATTCTATGCGTACACCATGTACTCCACGTTCATCAGCAAAAAAAGCGAAATCATCCGCGACAACCTTTCGAGACTTTACGGTCGAACAAAATATTTTGTTATAAAGAAAGACAGTACCGTCGAAATGTACAAGCCGACGATCAAGCAAACCGGTAGCGATTCTACAGTCAATAACGAATTTTTGCTTGCTATCCAGACCATGCTCGTCACGGATACGCTCGGCAATCGCAAGCTCTACGATCAAGATTCCACTTCTTCACAGCAAATGGAATTTTTGATCCACATTCTTGAAAAAATAATCAAGCTCGTCGCCTTCACCGATGAAATTGACGATCCGATCCAGAGATTTTACCAAGGACTCATCCGCGAAGGTCTCGTGGAAGCATTTATTTACTCCATTTGCGAACCGATTGACCGCCCGACATTTGCACAGTGGCTCATCAAGAACCGCAATGAACAAGGTCGACTTTACCACTGGTTCAACAAAGAATGGCTGATGCTGTAA
- a CDS encoding histidine-type phosphatase translates to MKKLDFAKGIFVLAAGFFLAAPVNAQTSDDELAKHPEFTSSGYLVYPEPVNIKYTKAPAGYKPFYISHYGRHGSRYHHNDEEYKYLFETLAKADSAQKLTELGKQTLAYTKVLVDKAAPRKGDLTQVGVKQHEGIANRMSKNFGDVFKDWNIGGKKITPYVRSYASTSGRCIVSMAAFIGELRSLNPKIHSELISGKSYMKFISAFDWGKLDYSKVKAYTDESDKLWKNVNPQQFLEKLFNDYNYVVNNVDTNGFYNHFFEIATSLQGMDKPLLDEIAANAKVPADTFVNLFTTEEKIARWKAQNAWWYSLEGTSPLINRPDGLNFAKPTLQNILEEADEAIAIDTSINARAAQAPIAATLRFGHDATLLPLTALMQLPVANAKVSDLSKLHEQWNDFRIIPMAANLQMVFYKSKNKPILVKILYNEIEQTLPIECKAQDNAKNAQCPAAPYYRWEDVRNFYSALLKN, encoded by the coding sequence ATGAAAAAATTGGATTTTGCAAAAGGGATTTTTGTACTTGCTGCGGGATTTTTCCTTGCCGCACCCGTGAACGCACAGACTAGCGATGATGAACTCGCCAAACATCCCGAATTCACTTCAAGTGGCTATTTAGTGTACCCGGAACCCGTAAATATTAAATATACGAAGGCACCAGCCGGCTACAAGCCATTCTATATCAGCCATTACGGGCGCCACGGCAGCCGCTACCACCACAACGACGAAGAATACAAATACCTTTTTGAAACTCTCGCCAAGGCAGATTCCGCCCAGAAACTCACCGAACTCGGCAAACAGACGCTCGCCTATACGAAAGTCCTCGTAGACAAGGCAGCCCCCCGCAAAGGCGACCTCACGCAAGTGGGCGTCAAGCAACATGAAGGGATTGCAAACCGCATGTCCAAAAATTTTGGCGATGTTTTCAAGGACTGGAATATCGGCGGGAAAAAGATTACGCCGTACGTCAGGTCGTATGCGAGCACGAGCGGTCGCTGCATCGTGAGCATGGCAGCCTTCATCGGAGAGCTCCGTTCGCTGAACCCGAAAATCCATTCCGAGCTCATCTCCGGCAAAAGCTACATGAAGTTCATCAGCGCCTTTGACTGGGGCAAACTCGACTATTCCAAAGTCAAGGCCTACACGGACGAAAGCGATAAGCTCTGGAAAAACGTCAATCCGCAACAGTTCCTAGAAAAGCTATTCAACGACTACAATTATGTTGTAAATAACGTAGACACCAACGGGTTCTACAATCACTTCTTTGAAATTGCAACATCGCTCCAGGGGATGGACAAGCCGCTCCTCGACGAAATCGCAGCTAACGCCAAAGTGCCCGCTGACACCTTTGTAAACCTGTTCACCACTGAAGAAAAGATTGCACGCTGGAAAGCGCAAAATGCCTGGTGGTACAGCCTCGAAGGTACAAGCCCGCTCATCAACCGCCCCGATGGTCTTAACTTCGCCAAGCCCACGCTCCAGAACATTCTGGAAGAAGCCGACGAAGCGATTGCCATTGATACATCGATAAATGCGCGCGCAGCACAGGCGCCAATTGCCGCCACACTCCGCTTTGGCCACGACGCCACACTTCTCCCGCTTACGGCACTCATGCAGTTGCCCGTCGCAAACGCCAAGGTTTCGGACCTCTCCAAATTGCACGAACAATGGAACGACTTTAGAATCATCCCGATGGCGGCAAACCTGCAAATGGTATTCTACAAATCAAAAAACAAGCCCATCCTCGTCAAAATTTTGTACAATGAAATTGAACAGACCCTGCCCATCGAATGCAAGGCTCAAGACAATGCGAAAAATGCGCAATGCCCCGCCGCCCCGTACTACCGCTGGGAAGATGTTCGCAATTTCTATAGCGCCCTTCTCAAGAACTAA